One genomic segment of Nonomuraea coxensis DSM 45129 includes these proteins:
- a CDS encoding MurR/RpiR family transcriptional regulator encodes MSAVEPASPVAAVRAVLPSLTPAAQAIARIILDDPALVVRSTITEFSAVSGTSEATIVRTARALGFTGYSQMRFALAAAVAKEPERLVPGDLGPDDPLTDVIAKVARAESDALADTAAQLDPDQLGEVVAAIAVARRVDVYGVAASGLVAADMSQKLLRIGLSSHPFSDAHLALTSAALLKAGDVVVAISCSGETPDVLVPARTAAEAGAALVAITNNPRSSLAELADHTLVSAGRETAFRPGALASRISQLLIVDCIFVGLAQRTYDRADAAIRATREATDRYRAR; translated from the coding sequence ATGAGCGCCGTCGAGCCGGCCAGCCCCGTCGCCGCCGTACGGGCCGTGCTGCCCTCGCTCACCCCGGCGGCCCAGGCCATCGCCCGCATCATCCTCGACGACCCCGCGCTGGTCGTACGGAGCACGATCACCGAGTTCAGCGCGGTGTCCGGCACCAGCGAGGCCACGATCGTACGGACCGCACGGGCCCTCGGCTTCACCGGGTACTCGCAGATGCGCTTCGCCCTCGCCGCCGCCGTCGCCAAGGAGCCGGAACGGCTGGTCCCCGGCGACCTCGGCCCGGACGACCCGCTGACCGACGTGATCGCCAAGGTCGCGCGGGCCGAGTCGGACGCGCTCGCCGACACCGCCGCCCAGCTCGACCCGGACCAGCTCGGCGAGGTGGTCGCGGCCATCGCCGTCGCCCGGCGGGTGGACGTGTACGGCGTGGCCGCCTCGGGCCTGGTCGCCGCCGACATGTCGCAGAAGCTGCTGCGGATCGGGCTGTCCAGCCACCCCTTCAGCGACGCCCACCTGGCCCTGACCAGCGCCGCCCTGCTGAAGGCCGGGGACGTGGTGGTCGCGATCAGTTGCAGCGGCGAGACGCCCGACGTGCTGGTGCCCGCCCGCACCGCGGCCGAGGCGGGGGCGGCGCTCGTCGCGATCACCAACAACCCGCGTTCGTCGCTCGCCGAGCTGGCCGACCACACGCTGGTGTCGGCGGGGCGCGAGACGGCCTTCCGCCCGGGGGCGCTGGCCAGCCGGATCAGCCAGTTGCTGATCGTGGACTGCATCTTCGTGGGGCTGGCGCAGCGCACGTACGACCGGGCCGACGCCGCCATCCGCGCCACCCGCGAGGCCACCGACCGCTACCGGGCCCGGTGA
- a CDS encoding glycoside hydrolase family 3 protein, giving the protein MSRDLYRLALAVLHPGFEGTSAPDWLRRALGEGLGGVVLFARNAIGAPLVKELRAENPGVVVAVDEEGGTVTRLEVGAGSSFPGNRALGVVDDPGLTERVGRQIGRMLAELDITLDYAPSADVNANPANPVIGVRSFGPDPDLVARHTAAFVRGVQGAGVAACAKHFPGHGDTVTDSHLALPTVHASREELIARDLPPFRAAIEAGVRAVMTGHLLVPALDAAAPATLSRAALTELLRGELGFDGMVVTDAIEMRAVAALASPGEIAVRALNAGADAICIGVVGEDGLREIRDAVVAAVRDGVLPEERLAEAAGRVRALSDWYAARPADREAARADVDPGVGLAAARAALTVTGTARLDRAPLVVEVNTRLSQAVDPDTPTGITAALSELLPGTAMIRLERDAPLPDLGGPAPGGGGAGAGGPAPGGGRPVVLVVHDAARHAWVRDVVAEAVAARPDAIVVDTGVPGPPAGAAHVATHGISRVSAQAAAERLAR; this is encoded by the coding sequence ATGAGCCGTGACCTGTACAGACTGGCGCTTGCGGTGCTGCACCCGGGGTTCGAGGGAACCTCCGCCCCCGACTGGCTGCGCCGCGCGCTGGGCGAGGGTCTCGGCGGCGTCGTGCTGTTCGCGCGCAACGCCATCGGAGCGCCGCTCGTCAAGGAGCTGCGCGCCGAGAACCCCGGCGTCGTCGTCGCCGTCGACGAGGAGGGAGGCACCGTCACCCGGCTCGAAGTGGGCGCCGGCAGCTCCTTCCCCGGCAACAGGGCACTCGGCGTGGTGGACGACCCCGGGCTCACCGAGCGGGTGGGCCGGCAGATCGGCCGCATGCTCGCGGAGCTGGACATCACCCTCGACTACGCGCCTTCCGCCGACGTCAACGCCAACCCCGCCAACCCGGTCATCGGGGTCCGCTCGTTCGGTCCCGATCCCGACCTGGTGGCCCGGCACACGGCGGCGTTCGTCCGGGGGGTGCAGGGGGCGGGCGTGGCCGCCTGCGCCAAGCACTTCCCCGGCCACGGCGACACCGTCACCGACTCCCACCTGGCGCTGCCCACCGTGCACGCCTCCCGCGAGGAGCTGATCGCCCGCGACCTGCCGCCGTTCCGTGCCGCGATCGAGGCCGGGGTGCGGGCCGTCATGACCGGTCACCTGCTGGTGCCCGCACTCGACGCCGCCGCGCCGGCGACGCTCAGCCGTGCCGCGCTGACCGAGCTCCTGAGGGGCGAGCTCGGCTTCGACGGCATGGTCGTCACCGACGCCATCGAGATGCGGGCGGTGGCCGCGCTGGCCTCCCCCGGCGAGATCGCGGTGCGCGCCCTGAACGCCGGGGCCGACGCCATCTGCATCGGGGTCGTCGGCGAGGACGGCCTGCGCGAGATCCGCGACGCCGTCGTGGCCGCCGTACGGGACGGCGTGCTGCCCGAGGAGCGCCTGGCCGAGGCCGCCGGGCGGGTACGGGCGCTGTCCGACTGGTACGCCGCCCGTCCCGCCGACCGCGAGGCCGCCCGCGCCGACGTCGATCCCGGCGTCGGCCTCGCCGCCGCCCGCGCGGCGCTCACCGTGACCGGGACCGCCCGGCTCGACCGGGCGCCGCTGGTCGTCGAGGTCAACACCCGGCTCAGCCAGGCCGTGGACCCCGACACGCCGACCGGCATCACCGCCGCCCTGTCCGAACTGCTGCCCGGCACGGCGATGATCCGCCTGGAACGCGACGCCCCCCTGCCCGACCTCGGCGGCCCGGCACCGGGCGGCGGAGGGGCCGGTGCCGGCGGTCCTGCGCCGGGCGGTGGGCGGCCGGTGGTGCTGGTGGTGCATGATGCCGCGCGGCACGCGTGGGTGCGGGACGTCGTGGCCGAGGCGGTCGCGGCCCGTCCGGACGCGATCGTCGTCGACACGGGCGTCCCCGGCCCGCCCGCCGGCGCGGCGCACGTCGCCACGCACGGCATCTCCCGCGTCTCCGCGCAGGCCGCCGCCGAACGGCTGGCCAGATGA
- a CDS encoding glycoside hydrolase family 10 protein, giving the protein MPSRRTLLKGLALAAAATAVPLPAFAETDAAYVPPLHQMRGMWIASVVNINWPSKQGLTADQQKAEYLAWLDLAVQRGLNSVFVQIRPTADAFWPSPFEPWSQYLTGTQGEDPGYDPLGFAVEETHKRGLAFHAWFNPYRVSMQADPAKLHPDHPGRKHPDWIVPFGGKLYYNPGMPEVRKFCQDAMMDAVTRYDIDGLHFDDYFYPTNTTAFDDSAAFAQYGAGFPDLAAWRRNNVDLMVQEMQQRVLEAKPQIAWGISPSGIWRNKGTDPLGSETNGGQSYDNLHADTRGWVKKGWLDYIAPQLYWYIGQPPADYSKLVPWWSDVASGTRTLLWIGQAAYKAGDPAQAPEWQVPGELSRHLTLNREHPEISGDIWYNANDVKVDRIGSISTAVKDHYQRPALAPVLPRLADGEPPRRPVLAYALRRSGGVEVRAVATDKDEPFLFAIFRFDGHAGADAFADARNLVAVVPGDRQIRWTDPEGKRGDHYYAVAVDRANRTSKPSNGFMTL; this is encoded by the coding sequence ATGCCGAGCAGAAGGACTCTCCTGAAGGGTCTCGCCCTCGCGGCCGCCGCCACGGCGGTGCCGCTGCCCGCTTTCGCCGAGACCGACGCCGCGTACGTGCCCCCGCTGCACCAGATGCGCGGCATGTGGATCGCGTCCGTCGTCAACATCAACTGGCCGTCCAAGCAGGGGCTCACCGCCGACCAGCAGAAGGCCGAATACCTCGCCTGGCTGGACCTCGCCGTGCAGCGCGGGCTCAACTCGGTGTTCGTGCAGATCCGGCCGACGGCCGACGCCTTCTGGCCGTCGCCGTTCGAGCCGTGGTCGCAGTACCTGACCGGCACCCAGGGCGAGGACCCCGGCTACGACCCCCTGGGCTTCGCCGTCGAGGAGACGCACAAGCGCGGGCTGGCCTTCCACGCGTGGTTCAACCCCTACCGGGTGTCGATGCAGGCCGACCCGGCCAAGCTGCACCCCGACCACCCCGGGCGCAAGCACCCCGACTGGATCGTGCCGTTCGGCGGCAAGCTCTACTACAACCCCGGCATGCCGGAGGTCAGGAAGTTCTGCCAGGACGCCATGATGGACGCGGTCACCCGCTACGACATCGACGGCCTGCACTTCGACGACTACTTCTACCCGACCAACACCACGGCCTTCGACGACAGCGCCGCCTTCGCCCAGTACGGCGCCGGCTTCCCCGACCTCGCCGCCTGGCGGCGCAACAACGTCGACCTCATGGTCCAGGAGATGCAGCAGCGCGTCCTCGAGGCCAAGCCGCAGATCGCCTGGGGCATCAGCCCGTCGGGCATCTGGCGCAACAAGGGCACCGACCCGCTGGGCTCCGAGACCAACGGCGGGCAGTCCTACGACAACCTGCACGCCGACACCCGCGGCTGGGTCAAGAAGGGCTGGCTGGACTACATCGCCCCGCAGCTCTACTGGTACATCGGCCAGCCGCCGGCCGACTACTCCAAGCTCGTCCCGTGGTGGTCGGACGTGGCGAGCGGCACCCGCACGCTGCTGTGGATCGGGCAGGCCGCGTACAAGGCGGGCGACCCCGCGCAGGCCCCCGAGTGGCAGGTGCCGGGCGAGCTGTCCAGGCACCTCACGCTCAACCGTGAGCACCCGGAGATCAGCGGCGACATCTGGTACAACGCCAACGACGTCAAGGTCGACAGGATCGGCTCGATCTCGACCGCGGTCAAGGACCACTACCAGCGGCCCGCGCTCGCGCCCGTGCTGCCCAGGCTGGCGGACGGCGAGCCGCCGCGCCGCCCGGTGCTCGCGTACGCGCTGCGCCGCTCCGGCGGCGTCGAGGTGCGGGCCGTGGCCACGGACAAGGACGAGCCGTTCCTGTTCGCCATCTTCCGCTTCGACGGGCACGCCGGCGCCGACGCCTTCGCCGACGCCCGCAACCTGGTCGCGGTCGTGCCCGGTGACCGGCAGATCCGGTGGACCGACCCCGAGGGCAAGCGCGGCGACCACTACTACGCCGTGGCGGTGGACCGGGCCAACCGGACCAGCAAGCCCAGCAACGGTTTCATGACCCTCTGA
- a CDS encoding bifunctional methylenetetrahydrofolate dehydrogenase/methenyltetrahydrofolate cyclohydrolase, with amino-acid sequence MSAVKLDGKATAAKIKADLTTRVAALRERGITPGLGTILVGDDPGSQIYVAGKHRDCAEVGIASIRVDLPATATQAEVEAAIDELNASPECTGYIVQLPLPKHLDTMALLERMDPAKDADGLHPVNLGRLVHMVEAPLPCTPHGIVLLLQEYGVPIKGAEVAVVGRGITVGRSLGLLLTRRSENATVTLCHTGTQDLAAHTRRADIIVAAAGVPELISADMVKPGAAVLDVGVSRVEGKIAGDVSPEVEEVAGFLTPNPGGVGPMTRALLLSNVVEAAERL; translated from the coding sequence ATGAGCGCAGTGAAACTCGACGGCAAGGCCACGGCCGCCAAGATCAAGGCAGACCTCACGACCCGGGTGGCCGCGCTCAGGGAGCGCGGCATCACGCCGGGCCTCGGCACCATCCTCGTCGGCGACGACCCCGGCAGCCAGATCTACGTGGCGGGCAAGCACCGCGACTGCGCCGAGGTCGGCATCGCCTCCATCCGCGTCGACCTGCCGGCCACCGCCACCCAGGCCGAGGTCGAGGCGGCCATCGACGAGCTCAACGCCTCCCCCGAGTGCACCGGCTACATCGTCCAGCTCCCTCTGCCGAAGCACCTCGACACCATGGCCCTGCTGGAGCGGATGGACCCGGCCAAGGACGCCGACGGCCTCCACCCGGTCAACCTCGGCCGCCTCGTCCACATGGTCGAGGCCCCGCTCCCGTGCACCCCGCACGGCATCGTGCTGCTCCTGCAGGAGTACGGCGTGCCGATCAAGGGCGCCGAGGTCGCCGTCGTCGGCCGCGGCATCACCGTGGGCCGCTCCCTCGGCCTCCTGCTGACCCGCCGCAGCGAGAACGCCACCGTCACCCTCTGCCACACCGGCACCCAGGACCTCGCCGCGCACACCCGCAGGGCCGACATCATCGTGGCCGCGGCCGGGGTGCCCGAGCTGATCAGTGCCGACATGGTCAAGCCGGGCGCGGCCGTGCTCGACGTCGGCGTCTCCCGCGTCGAGGGCAAGATCGCCGGGGACGTGTCGCCCGAGGTCGAGGAGGTCGCGGGCTTCCTCACGCCCAACCCGGGCGGCGTCGGGCCGATGACCCGGGCGCTGCTGCTGTCCAACGTCGTGGAGGCCGCCGAGCGTCTCTGA